From Brassica oleracea var. oleracea cultivar TO1000 chromosome C3, BOL, whole genome shotgun sequence, a single genomic window includes:
- the LOC106333833 gene encoding dof zinc finger protein DOF4.4-like, translated as MDYSSVFAEGGNEVNQEKPPPRVCPRCNSTNTKFCYYNNHSVSQPRYKCKECRRNWTHGGALRNIPIGGSGRKKKSTTIDQPFVSHAVSAEIQQVSRRRQPFLHAQETNQFVESFGGSSSGFDVDNHVGSFPEIRGDGVLPFQNFPPMDRSYFHDGLFQQDYYNVESNDLIGNHLINQSIGSYNVVSSNHNSYINQEDRDKWNQSLNNTMNMNHNASTSGSREWWDTDHMNKYNGNIKNNCVYESSYHLEKHGP; from the coding sequence ATGGATTACTCTAGTGTTTTTGCTGAAGGAGGCAATGAAGTGAACCAAGAGAAGCCTCCACCGCGAGTGTGTCCAAGGTGCAACTCAACCAACACCAAGTTTTGTTACTACAACAACCATAGTGTGTCTCAACCACGCTACAAGTGCAAGGAATGTCGCCGAAACTGGACTCATGGTGGAGCGCTAAGGAACATACCGATTGGTGGAAGTGGCCGTAAAAAGAAGAGTACAACGATAGATCAACCTTTTGTTTCTCACGCAGTTTCTGCTGAGATCCAACAAGTTAGTCGTCGTCGCCAACCTTTCTTACATGCTCAAGAAACCAACCAGTTTGTTGAATCTTTTGGTGGTTCTTCTTCTGGTTTTGATGTTGATAACCATGTCGGTTCTTTTCCTGAAATTCGTGGCGATGGGGTGCTTCCATTTCAAAATTTTCCACCAATGGATCGCTCTTATTTCCATGATGGATTGTTTCAACAAGATTACTACAACGTTGAGTCCAATGATTTGATTGGTAATCATTTGATCAACCAATCAATTGGTAGTTATAATGTTGTGAGCTCTAATCATAACAGTTACATTAATCAAGAGGATCGAGACAAGTGGAACCAGAGCTTAAACAATACTATGAACATGAATCATAATGCCAGCACCAGTGGAAGCAGAGAATGGTGGGACACTGATCACATGAACAAGTACAACGGCAACATCAAAAACAACTGTGTGTATGAGTCCTCTTACCATTTGGAGAAGCATGGTCCTTGA